GCATTTGCATCTGGTGTGGTATCGGTAATGCCCGGTGTAGCAGGCTCGCCGGTTGGCTGAGTTCCAGCCATGACCATTACATTGGTCGCCCGTACTTTATTGCCCGAAACCACTGTACCATTGTCGTCGAGGTCGTCACGGTCGGTGTCTGGATCACCCGCATCTACGGTAGAAGAAGCATACCCCGTCGGGAGCATAATCTCTACGATGTAGGTATCTTCGAGCAAATTCGTGAACAAGTAATAACCGTCTGCATTGGTGGTCGTGGTTGCAACAGGCGTTGCGGAGTCTGGCGTTTCGTCTTTGTTGCTGTCTTTATACAAGTTCACCATCACACCAGAGACACCCGTTTCTGCGGGCTGATTGATGCCGTCGTTGTTCACATCGTTCCAAACACGATTACCCAGTGATACGGGTTGCCAGAGACCAAAGTCAACGGTATAGTTGCTGTTGTTGTCGGGGGTGCTGTCCACCACCGTTCCGAGGAGGTCGCCCGTAGGCTCACTGTTCAGCAAGACATCTACCGGAAGCGAGCGGTATTTTCCACCAACAAAGACCATCCCGTTGTCGTCGGAGTCAATATCATTGTCTGGATCACCCCCATCCACTGTGGAAGAAGTATATCCAGTGGGTGGCATGATTTCTACGATATAGGTATCAGGCGTAAGGGCTGTAAAGATATAATAGCCTTGTGCATTGGTGGTGGTGGTGGCAATTGAAGCGCCATCCGGTGTGCCATCGCGGTTGGTATCGCGGAATAGGCTTACCATCACATTTTGGATACCACTTTCTGTCGGATCTATGATCCCGTTATTGTTCAGATCATACCAAACACGGTTTCCAAGTGAAAGCGTGACAACATTGATCGCAGCTGGATCGTGGTCGTCCTCGTCCACCTTCGTCGGATCAGCAACGGGCTTGTTGTCGTCAATTTTATCATCGGTGAGTGTACCAACTTGGCCACCACGGTCATTCGAGGAATTGGTATCCGGCGTAGAATCCACATCCACACCCGGCGTTCCATCAATCTTTTGTGCGGCTGAAATTTCTGCCAAGTTCACCAATTGTCCAGCAGTCGCCGTTGGAAGTACACGCAGGGTGATATCTACGGTTGTAGAAGCACCCATTGCGAGTGGTCCTGGGATGGTAATGGTGGCATTAGCACCCGCAGCCGTCCAGTCGGTATCATTGAGCTGCATTCCAGCCGGAATGTAGTCGGTAACCTGAATATTTTGTGCGGCAACCGAACCCTGGTTATAAACGGTGATTGTGAAAGTCACGTTATCACCAGCGGCAACGGTCGGGGCTTGTCCGGTCGCCAGGGTTTTCTTCAGCGCAAGGTCAAAGATTTGGGGCGGAGCCACATTGATTTGAGCCGGATCGTGGTCGTCCTCATCCGCCGGATTGGTGGTGGCATTGCCATCCACTTTGTCATCGGTGGTAGAGTTCGGTACGCCACCTGGATCATTGGATGGATTATTGTCTGGCGTAGAGTCTATATCCGTTCCACCAGTCGCTGCCGAGATTTCTGCATAGTTGGTGATTGGCCCAGTTGGAGCAGCGGCACCAACACGCAGGATCAGATCCACCGTCGTAGAAGCGCCAGCAGCCAAAGGGCCCGCAATCGTACGGGTGGCATTGGTTCCGGCTGCTGTCCAAGCCGGATCATTCAAGGTCATTCCCGTCGGGATATAATCTGTAATCGTTATATTTGTAGCTGGAGCTTGACCTTGGTTATAAACAGTAATTGTAAAGGTTACATTATCTCCCGGAAATACCGTAGCAGCTTGGCCCGTTGCCAACGTTTTCTTCAGCGCAAGGTCAAAGACCGGATTCACCGTGAGGTCAGCATAGTCGTTATCGTCTTCATCGTCGGTAGGGTTTGCGGTACGGTTTTCCGTAATTACATCGTCTTTAACCGTTCCCCCCGAAACAGAGCCGTCGTTCGGGTCGGTACCTGTTCCGGTAACATTGTCTATCCCGGTATTGGTATCCGGCGTAGAATCCACATCATCTCCACTATCCAGCGATATTTCCGCCCAGTTCCGCATGATGGATTGTGTGGCATCGGTTACCCTAACCCGAATGTTGATCTGAGCTGTGTTGCCCGGCGCCAGCGTATCTAAGAAGTTACAAGTCAAAACCTGACCACTCGGCGCACAGGCAAATCCGGTTCCTGTTGCATTAATGTATTGCATACCACTCGGAATCTGGTCAGTCACCGAGAAGGTGCCGGATGGTGCAGAGCCCTGATTAAAGACCGTCACCACATAGTCCACATTATCACCCTGATTTACAGGGTTGGCTTGTCCAGCCGCAAGGGTCTTGCGAAGTGCAAGGTCATACACCTGAACACCCGCCACGTCTTCATAATCGTTGTCGTCTTCGTCGTCGTTTCCGGTGTAGTCTATGTTGTTGTGGTTATTCACCACGTCGTTAGGATCGGTGCCTGTTCCAGTTAAATCGTCTTTACCCGTATTGGAGTCAGGCGTAGAGTCGCGGTCATCACCGCTATCGGAAGAGATTTCCGCCCAGTTACGGAAAGGACCTTGGGTGGCATCAACCAAGTTTAGGCGGAGATTGATCGTGGCCGTAGCACCCACAGCTATACCAGCAGCATGGGCACAGGAAACCGCACCAGCCAAGTTTGGCGTACCACAGATAAAGCCCGAACCACTTGCGCTGACAAAACTCATCCCACCCGGAATCTGCTCTGTTACTACAAAGGTACCAGATGGGACCTGGCCTTGGTTCTTGACCGTGATCACATAGTCCACCGTAGAACCTTGCGTGACCGTAGCCGCCTGACCTACTGCGAGGGTTTTGATCAGGGCAAGATCATAAATGGGGGTGAGGGTGATCTCGGCCCAGTCGTGATCGTCTTCATCGCCACCCGTGGTGCCGTTTTCGGTAATCACATCATTCTTGGCCACAGGCTCCACCTCCCCAGGCTGGTTACCATTTGTGCCATCGGGGGTAGAATCTATATCGGTACCACCTGTTGCCGAGGAAATTTCCGCGATGTTGCGGAGTGTACCCGTTGCAGTGGCATCAATGTTAAAGGTAATGTCTCGCGTTGTACTGCCCCCTGCAGCCAAACTGGGGATGGGTGACTGTAACGTCGCCTTCCCCCCCGAAGCAGACCAAGCGGGGTCGTTCAATGTCAACCCTGTCGGGATATAGTCTGTGAGCTGAACATTGGTGGCATCGGTACCGCCTTGGTTTGTCACCGTAATGGTAAATGTCACCGTTCCACCGGCTTGGAAGGTGGGCCCTTGACCTGCCTTGAGGGTCTTCATTAAAGCCAAGTCAAAAGGTTGCATAAACGAGACCGAGGCCGGATCGCGGTCGTCCTCATCCGCCGCAGGGTCCGCCACCGTACCTGTCGGGGTAAGCCTAGACTCATTCAGTACATCGTCCTTGGTCGTACCATCATTAGACGTGTTCTGGTCTGGTGCGGAGTCAATGTCGGTTCCGCCCGTTGCCGAAGAAATTTCAGAATCATTGGTAGCCGATCCTGTTGCCGTTCCAAGCGTTTTCAGGGTAATGGTAACAGGCGTGGCCGCTTTTCCGGTGGGCATATCTGCCGCAACCGCTTTTGCAGCAGTAGGAATGGTATAGGTGGCCCGATTGCTCGCACAGTCGAAAGTCCAGCCTGTATTAGGCAAAGCAGCACTCGCCGTACAATCAAACTTTGCCGGATCTATGTAATCCGTAACAATCACATTCGTGGCATCAAATGCCCCTTGATTATAGACGGTGATACTAAACGTGGCATTACCGCCCGGTAGTATGGTGGCGGCACTCGTCAGGACTTTCCTGATCGCAAGGTCGAAGGCTGGCACATTGACGCAGGCATTGTCGTCCTCCTCGTTCGACGAAGTGGCATCTGTTCCCGAATCATTATAATTCCCCGGCGTAGAATCTGGGTCCGTAGTCGTAGCAGCGCTCACCTCGGCACAGTTCCGGATCGTACCCGCCACTTTAGGTAGATAAGGTTGAGGATCCTGTGCTTGAACGGGCGTTAATAGCCCAATTCCAAACATCATTACCGAGAAAGTGACGGTCAAAACTGCGGAGTAGCGCTTTGTTATGGAGTACATGGCCTTCATAGAATTGAATGCTTTTATGGCGGAAAGACCTGGTGGTGGTTGAATATTATTGTTAAGCGTCATTGTATTCATCATTATCGGCGACTCTTCGCCAGTATTGTCTTGTTTTAGGCCGGAGCAGGGTCGTTGATTTTGATTTATGACCCCAACACTTCGTAAAGAATAAGGCATACGCGGTTTAAAAGTTTGCCCATAAATGAATGACAAAAACATTCATACAAGGATTGTGCCCATTTTTATTCTCATGGATAATTATCCACTTATGAACCAAATTTCCGTATTTGATATCTCATTATGTTGCATACTGGAACCATAATCCAATCCAGAAGGCTCAAAATGAAACCCGTTTACACCGAACCCAAAAAGAAATCGGACAGCCCATAAGAGGGTTGTCCGACTCTATTACCAAAACTGTGCCGTTCTTTTGTAATTCAGGCGCGTTCACCAATCTTTTTCATACCCCCTTCCCAAATGCCACAAATAGAGACCGAAAGTTGTTTCGGACTACTCGTATGCGGAAGAATTAACTCGCCCATCCGAAGTTTACCAGGGCGGTCTTTTAGTAAATCATAAAGCAAATTTCCCGCTGTAGAAGCCGTATCATCGGTGGCGTACATCGTAAGCAATAAAAACCCATTTTCCGGATTCAAGAGGGTCTTACACGCGTCCAATAACGGCGGAAGTCCTTGTTCAACTTTCCAGATTTCACCCTTGGGTCCCCGGCCATACTTTGGCGGATCCAGCAAAATTCCATCATATATTCGCCCCCGCCTTCCTTCGCGCAATGCGAATTTATAGGCATCATCCACCAACCAACGAATCGGCTTTTCCCCTAATCCGGCTCTCTTCTGACTGGACTTTCCCCATTCCACCGCTTTCGGAGAGGCGTCCACATGGGTAACCGTTGCCCCTACAGAGGCTGCTACCAAGGAGGCAACCCCCGTGTATCCAAATAAGTTTAACAAACGAAACCCTTTGCCAAAGTCCCGAATCCGTGCTGCCAATAAGCCCCAATGAGGTGCATGTTCGGGAAAGACACCAATGTGCTTGGACATATCGGTAAAACGCGCTTCTACCGAAACCCCTGCAAATGACACTGACCATACCTCTGGAAGAGGACGATTAAAATGCCATCTTCCCCGTTCCTCCCGCTGTTCAACAAACGTTGCATCCGCTTTCCGCCACTCATCTTCCGACAAATCCGGCTTCCACCATGCCCGTGGATCCTGCCGGCGTAGCACAAAAGACCCAAGGCGCTCTAATCGTTCCCCGTTCCCGGAGTCGAGGAGCGCGTAGGCGTTCCAGTCGCAAATGTACCGCTCAATTTCATTTTGATACACCATATCAGCTATCCGGTCTGTTTACTAAATATCTTCTGACTTTCTGCGTTCGGTTTAGTGTTCTGGTGCATGTACATCATAAAAAGGGTTGGTATCGGGAACCACCTCGCCTCGGTAAATGGCACTGTATTGCACATAATGGTCTGCGAATTTTCGGATAAAGGCCACTTCTTCATCGCTGAGTTGCCGGACCACTTTGGCGGGCGAACCCACCACCAAAGAACGCGGTGGAACGATCGTACGGCTCGTTACCAACGCATTCGCTCCCACGATAGAATCTTGCCCAATGACCGCATGGTCTAAGATTATGGCCCCCATACCAACCAATACATTGTCTTCGATGATACACCCATGAACCACCGCACTATGGCCAATGGTCACATAATGCCCGATCTTGGTCGGAGCCGTCCGGTTGGTAACATGCACCACCACATGGTCTTGAATATTGGAGAAATTCCCGATCCGGATGCGGTTTACATCGCCCCGTACGGTTGCATGAAACCAGATACTGCTTTCTTCACCCAGTACCACATCTCCAATAACATCCGCAGAGGGGGCAATCCAATTTTTTTCGTTATAAGTAGGATAAATTCCTAAGAAAGAATAAATCATTATATTATTTTTTATGTTCTTACACCTTAATTTCATTCACTTGTCTTTTTCAAGAAACAAGGTTTGGTTCACTACCTGTCCGGCCAATAAGGTGAGGGTAACATACTTGGGCTTATATCCGACAGCCATCGCCTCCACCCTATATACACCAGGAGGGATTTGCCGGAACAACCGATATCCGTATGTAATACCTCGCTCAAAGGCAATCGTTGCCCGAACAGGATTCCCCGACGCCTCCACCACGGTAATCCGGAGAAGGGCCATTCCATTTGCCGGACGCCCCGTGGCAGCAGACGGTGGCGTTTTTGCCTCGTATGTTGTCGGCATGTGCCGCTCATTTTGCGGCGTAGGTGGAACAACCGAAGCGGACATTGCCTCCCCCATTTCTTCAGACAAAGACCCTGGCTTCTTAAGGGTTTGATGCCGTTGGCATCCGGTAGAAACCACCAAAAACACAACTAAACATCCATTTAGGAGGGATGTAATGGGCTTTAAAAAGGTCGGATATATCATTGCCCTGCAAGGTTTATGGCATGAAGACCGGCGTAAGGTACGGCTTTTTACGGGGATTCACGCTTCATGGCTGGAATAAGGTATTGCATTACCCCTTCCACCAATCCATTTTTTTCAGGGCCTTAGCCGTCAGATGGAAGGTTCCACGCAAAGGCTCTTTCACGCCCACCCAACCTTCGTGCAGAAGCCACTCCAGCAGCCCATCCAACCGATCTTCCGGCAGGTCGGCAAATGCGCTCCACATTTCTCTTGGGGTTTGCTCGGCGGCATACCGCAAGAGTTGCTTCAGCCGTGGCTCATCTTTCGGGGTTACCACTTCGGGCTTATGCCTCCCCAAGCAGTGATCGCATTTTCCACACTGTGGTGTCGCTTTTTCACCAAAATACGATAGCAGAAAATAGCGACGACATCCCACATGACCTGCATAGCGGATCATATGTTTTAATCGGACCAAAGCCCTTTTTTTGGCTGCTGCAATCTGGGCGACGTCCAACACAACGCGTTCGGACCGGGCTTCTGCCAAGGCATACCGGAGCGCCCCATCCGGTGGAACCCAAGCCAATAGCCCACGCGCTGCAAAAAACTGCAAGCCACGGGCCACCCGTTCTCTCGGCAATCCGGTCCGTTTGGCGAGAATTCCAAGGTCTAATACATACCATCCCGAAAACGCTTCTGCATTCACTGTGCGCAAGACAATCGTTAAAAACTCACCCAAACGAGGGTTTTCCAAAGCGTGGGCATGAGACCGAAGCGTTTCGATGGGTTGTAAAAACCGAATTTGCCCGTGTTGACTTCGGTTTGGAACAACCCGAATTACTTCTTTCTGTACCAAAATACCCAACGCGTGTCGGATTTTCGTGGCACTAAATCCAGTCACTTCCTGTAAACGCTCCATCTGCACCATCAGCGGATTTTCGGGCAACGAACCAATGGCTACCTGCGCCAATCCACAAAAATCTCCATACACCTTTTGCACTTCGGTAGCATTCGGATACCCTTCTTCAATCATCATTTCCTGAACTTTTACATCCTGCTGATCCCAAAGCAAGACGGCAAAACTCTTCTTTCCGTCCCGCCCAGCCCGTCCGGCCTCTTGGTAATACGCCTCAATGGTCGCGGGTAAATCCACATGAATTACAAAACGAACATCGGGTTTGTCTATCCCCATTCCAAAGGCATTGGTGGCCACCATCACCCGTGCAGCACCGTTCATCCACGAACCTTGGGCTTTTTCCCGAACGGTTGACGCCAAGCCTGCATGGTAAGTCTCAGCAGCAATTCCTTCCGATTGTAACCAAGCCGCCCATTCCTCCACTCGCTGACGTGTAGATGCATAAAGAATGCCGCATCCAGACACTTTCCGAAGCACTTCCCACACTTTTTCCCGTTTCTGATCTGTCCGGAATGCCGTCCAGCTAATGTTTGGCCGATCAAATCCTTTAACAATTTCTTTAGGCTCGTTGAGTCCGAGGTATGAACGGATTTCCTTCCGGACAATAGGGGTGGCAGTTGCTGTTACCGCAATGACAGGCGGCCCACCCAACGCTTCTCGGGCCTCTTTGATCAGACGATATGCCGGACGAAATTGCTCGCCCCATTCAGAGATGCAATGCGCTTCGTCCACCGCCAATAAACGAACAGGCAACCGTGCAGCCCGCACCAAAAACAATTCGGTTCTTAATCTTTCCGGCGACACATAGAGCAAGCGCAATAAACCATGCTCGGCATTGGTCCACAACTGGTCTATCTCGAACGGCTTCAGCCCACTGTGCATGGCCGCCGCACGAATCCCACGTTGATGTAATTGCTGGACTTGATCCTGCATCAGTGCTATCAAAGGCGTAACCACTAACGTAAAACCGTCTGGATACCACAAGGCCGGCAATTGATAACACAACGATTTGCCTCCACCTGTTGGTAAAACCGCCAATACATCATGACCGGCCAAGACCCCTTTTACCACTTCGTCTTGGCCGGGGCGGAGGGCATCGTAGCCCCAATGTTCTTTAAGCAGTTCGTGGATCGTATTCATACCGGAAGCGCTTCCGAAACCAAAATTTGACAACGATTCTGTGACAATTTCGTGACAACTCTTTTTTTCTTTTGCCCTAAGTTAGGGGTTGAAGTTCTATTTGTCATACAACCTCTCTCTTTTTTTACACGTCTTTAATCACATAATGGTGGGACAGCCAGTGCGGAATGTGGAGCCGCACTGGCTTTTTTTAAAATTACACGTACACCTGCTGAATCGCAGCGAAGAATCTACGATTGTCCAACCCACCGCCTTAAATTCACCCCAAAAAAAGCCCACATGATACGCTCTGCAGGAACACTGCTGTTCGAAACCACCTATCCCGAAGCCGACCACAAGCGCGTGATACTGTTTCGGAACCCTATTACCATTTATCAAGCCGCCACATTAACGGAAATACCACATGTGATAGATCAGGTAGAGCAGGCCGTCGATGAGGGTTATTTTGTGGCAGGTTTTTTAACGTATGAAGCAGGTTATGCTTTTGTCCCGATTCCTCATACCCCTCCCTTGCCTCCAGTCCTTGCTTGGTTCGGGGTTTATAACGAACCAGAAAACCAACTACCGGAACCACCCCCAGCGACATTCCAGATGGACCAGCCGCAATTTAACTGGACACCAGACCGCTATGCCATGCAGATTGACACCATCCGTGACCTCATCCAGGAGGGAGATGTCTATCAAATCAATTTTACGGGTAAAATGTCATTCCCTTTTCGAGGAGACGCTTTTACCCTATACCAACAATTACGTCAACAACAAGCTGTGCGTTATAGCGCCTTCATCCAAACCGAAACCCAGACTTTTCTTAGCCTATCACCCGAGCTTTTTTTCCAGCGAAACGGCCAACAAATTGAAACCCGACCGATGAAGGGGACCATCCAGCGTGGCCGAAATGTTAGGGAAGACCGCCTATTGGCTGACCAACTTCAAAAAGACGAGAAATCAAGGGCGGAAAACCTGATGATTGTGGATCTTTTGCGCAACGATCTTTCCAAGGTTTGTGTACCAGGTACGGTACGGGTCTCCTCCCTTTTTGACATAGAAACCTACCGTAGTTTACACCAGATGACCTCGACCATTACAGGAACGTTGTCCGATACCACCACCTATACAGAGCTGTTTCAGGCGCTTTTCCCTTGTGGTTCGGTAACGGGTGCGCCTAAAAAACGTGCGATGGAGCGCATTGCTTCCTTAGAAACGGAGGCACGAGGCCTGTATTGTGGTTCGGTGGGATATATCACCCCAAACCACAAGGCGGTTTTCAGTGTTGCCATCCGAACAGCCGAACTCTCGGAAACACAGGGCACCTTGGGTGTTGGCAGTGGTGTGGTGTGGGACTCGAATGCACAAGATGAATACGAGGAATGTTTGCTGAAAGCCCGATTCCTTACCGAAACTCCTACGCCCCCTTTTGAACTGATTGAAACCATTCACTGGAACCGCATGGGTGCAGTTTTGCTCGCTTATCACATGGAGCGCATGGAACAATCGGCTCTCTATTTCCAAATCCCCTTCCAGAAAAGGGCGTTTTATAAACAAATCGCTTCATTTGCCGCTACACCAGCCGCACAGCAACCTTCCCGCCTTCGCATTACCCTAAAACAATCGGGCGAATGGCATCATACCAGCAGCCCGCTCCTACAAGGGCAGCCACCAATTACACCAAAAATTTGCGTATCCCCTGTACGTACCCAATCCGCAGATCCGTTTTATCAACATAAGACTTCTCACCGCGCCTTATACGAGGCCGAATGGAGCCGTGCCCTTGCCAATGGTTTTGGCGAAATCATCTTTCTGAACGAAAAAAACATGGTAACAGAAGGCTCACGATCCAATATTTTTATCCGCCGGAGAGGTCGCTGGCTGACCCCTCCCTGTACCTCCGGGGTTCTCCCTGGTGTTTTCCGACGGTTCATGTTAGAACAATCCCCTTACGTGTATGAAACCGAACTTACCTTATCCGATTTGGTAAATGCCGAAGAAATCCGCCTTTGCAATGCCATTTGGCAATGGACGCCACCTGTCCAACTTATCCTTCCTGATCAACTTGACACCATATAATACGATGTTCTTACGTCATCCTCGTTTTTATTTCTGGTTTCTGCTTTCCGTTCTGCCACTCACAGCGACTGCCCAACAAACCAGAACCTATTATTTAGACAGTGCCGAAGACCTCTTTCGGGCAAACTTAGATATTACTGGCGGCGAAGAACGCTGGCGCGACATTTCTACCATCCGCTTGGAAGCCCAGATATCCGGACAAATAGATGACTTCCCGCTGGAAGGTATCCGTATTTCTATCTCCAAATTTCCGGGATACCGCTATGTGGAACAACAGGTTCTGAACGGTGGCATCCGAGAAACCTATAAATTACGCTATACACCAGAACGGGCATGGATTGAACAAGACGGGAAAAAGTCCCTTGTCCCACAAGATGAAAGTCCTTCCTTGTTGCAGGCCAAAGAAGAGTTGGCCTTTCTCGAAGCAGAAGACCTCGAAATAGAAGCCTTTGAACGGACCTACTTTAACAACAAACGGGTATTTAAAGTGGTCTTTACCCGACAGGGAACCACCTACACACGGTACTACGACCGTCAAAATCTTCTTTTGGTGGGCACTGAAACCCCACTTAATGACGGATCGGTAGTAACAACCTGGTTCAGCGATTACCGCGAAGTGAAGGGACTCTTGTTCCCTTTTCAGATTTCGGTCTTCACTCCCAACGTGGGAGGACGACAAGTTTACCACATTTCCCGCATTACTCTTAACATTGAAGTGAATGTATCCCAACTTTTTCTTTTCCGATAAACATCTTTTTTGTACTTTCCATCTCAAGACTTTTGCGACCTTAACCCTGCATCCCTCCACCACCCGCTATGCTCGACTTTTTGGGCGATCCTGTTTTTTGGCAGTACCTCAGCATTCCGTTTGTTGCAGCCT
Above is a genomic segment from Bacteroidetes Order II. bacterium containing:
- a CDS encoding RsmD family RNA methyltransferase, which translates into the protein MVYQNEIERYICDWNAYALLDSGNGERLERLGSFVLRRQDPRAWWKPDLSEDEWRKADATFVEQREERGRWHFNRPLPEVWSVSFAGVSVEARFTDMSKHIGVFPEHAPHWGLLAARIRDFGKGFRLLNLFGYTGVASLVAASVGATVTHVDASPKAVEWGKSSQKRAGLGEKPIRWLVDDAYKFALREGRRGRIYDGILLDPPKYGRGPKGEIWKVEQGLPPLLDACKTLLNPENGFLLLTMYATDDTASTAGNLLYDLLKDRPGKLRMGELILPHTSSPKQLSVSICGIWEGGMKKIGERA
- a CDS encoding gamma carbonic anhydrase family protein codes for the protein MIYSFLGIYPTYNEKNWIAPSADVIGDVVLGEESSIWFHATVRGDVNRIRIGNFSNIQDHVVVHVTNRTAPTKIGHYVTIGHSAVVHGCIIEDNVLVGMGAIILDHAVIGQDSIVGANALVTSRTIVPPRSLVVGSPAKVVRQLSDEEVAFIRKFADHYVQYSAIYRGEVVPDTNPFYDVHAPEH
- a CDS encoding carboxypeptidase regulatory-like domain-containing protein; translated protein: MIYPTFLKPITSLLNGCLVVFLVVSTGCQRHQTLKKPGSLSEEMGEAMSASVVPPTPQNERHMPTTYEAKTPPSAATGRPANGMALLRITVVEASGNPVRATIAFERGITYGYRLFRQIPPGVYRVEAMAVGYKPKYVTLTLLAGQVVNQTLFLEKDK
- a CDS encoding RecQ family ATP-dependent DNA helicase; its protein translation is MNTIHELLKEHWGYDALRPGQDEVVKGVLAGHDVLAVLPTGGGKSLCYQLPALWYPDGFTLVVTPLIALMQDQVQQLHQRGIRAAAMHSGLKPFEIDQLWTNAEHGLLRLLYVSPERLRTELFLVRAARLPVRLLAVDEAHCISEWGEQFRPAYRLIKEAREALGGPPVIAVTATATPIVRKEIRSYLGLNEPKEIVKGFDRPNISWTAFRTDQKREKVWEVLRKVSGCGILYASTRQRVEEWAAWLQSEGIAAETYHAGLASTVREKAQGSWMNGAARVMVATNAFGMGIDKPDVRFVIHVDLPATIEAYYQEAGRAGRDGKKSFAVLLWDQQDVKVQEMMIEEGYPNATEVQKVYGDFCGLAQVAIGSLPENPLMVQMERLQEVTGFSATKIRHALGILVQKEVIRVVPNRSQHGQIRFLQPIETLRSHAHALENPRLGEFLTIVLRTVNAEAFSGWYVLDLGILAKRTGLPRERVARGLQFFAARGLLAWVPPDGALRYALAEARSERVVLDVAQIAAAKKRALVRLKHMIRYAGHVGCRRYFLLSYFGEKATPQCGKCDHCLGRHKPEVVTPKDEPRLKQLLRYAAEQTPREMWSAFADLPEDRLDGLLEWLLHEGWVGVKEPLRGTFHLTAKALKKMDWWKG
- the pabB gene encoding aminodeoxychorismate synthase component I, whose product is MIRSAGTLLFETTYPEADHKRVILFRNPITIYQAATLTEIPHVIDQVEQAVDEGYFVAGFLTYEAGYAFVPIPHTPPLPPVLAWFGVYNEPENQLPEPPPATFQMDQPQFNWTPDRYAMQIDTIRDLIQEGDVYQINFTGKMSFPFRGDAFTLYQQLRQQQAVRYSAFIQTETQTFLSLSPELFFQRNGQQIETRPMKGTIQRGRNVREDRLLADQLQKDEKSRAENLMIVDLLRNDLSKVCVPGTVRVSSLFDIETYRSLHQMTSTITGTLSDTTTYTELFQALFPCGSVTGAPKKRAMERIASLETEARGLYCGSVGYITPNHKAVFSVAIRTAELSETQGTLGVGSGVVWDSNAQDEYEECLLKARFLTETPTPPFELIETIHWNRMGAVLLAYHMERMEQSALYFQIPFQKRAFYKQIASFAATPAAQQPSRLRITLKQSGEWHHTSSPLLQGQPPITPKICVSPVRTQSADPFYQHKTSHRALYEAEWSRALANGFGEIIFLNEKNMVTEGSRSNIFIRRRGRWLTPPCTSGVLPGVFRRFMLEQSPYVYETELTLSDLVNAEEIRLCNAIWQWTPPVQLILPDQLDTI